Within Pempheris klunzingeri isolate RE-2024b chromosome 24, fPemKlu1.hap1, whole genome shotgun sequence, the genomic segment CCTGCTCTTCTGGCTCTGGTACGACTTGATGTGGTTGAACCAGCGGAGGGCGTGGCACAGGTCGGCTGGGGGCGCCGCAGAGATCGCCTCGAAGACCGCCACGTCGGCCTGGGACGGGACGTACCTGGGGACGGAACACCGTCGTTAAAGCCATCGTTTCCCTCTTGATCCTGATCAGATATCAATGATCAGGTATCGGGACTCTTCAGAGAatcatgatgaagatgaggtcATGTGATCACTGGTCATCTCAATGGTGTCAGCTTTGATCCTCTGAGGACCAATAAAGTTTGACTTCATCTCATTCACTGATCAAACACATTGAATGAAGCAGAaccaaataaaaatgtctgtttatctTCAGGCTGGACGTGTTTGAGTCGCTGAGCTGTTTTTAATTTCACCAAACTGACTGCGGAGACATTTCATTTGGCTGCGTGGACAAAGTTAGCATGTTGTTAGCATGGAGCTAGCACCATGTGGCTCACTGCTAACGGGGCATGAAGCCGCTTCTACAcatcaaactaaaataaagtcATGACCCCGCGGTCTGCACCTCGAGTCTCTTTCTGACTGAACCGGGACGTTTAACGGCCCCATGTCGGCCCGGTTCTCACATTTCAACTCTGAAACCATTAATCGTTAGCCGGTCAGCTAACGGTTAGCATCAGTTAGCTAACTGCCACGGTTAGCTCTGCGCGGAGCCAACATGGCGGCGCCGCCAGCAGCTGCCAGGTTGTCTCTGCAGCGAGAGACTCTGCCGGACTCTGCCGGACTCTACCGGACTCTACCGTACTGACCCCTCTATGTAGCTGCGGTCCGACAGGAAGTCATTCAGCACTTTGAGGCCGGAGGCGGATTTCAGGTCACCGAAGCCCATGATGAAGAAGAaccggaggaggaggatgaaggcgCCGCCGGAGGAACcagaagaaggagggaggaggcggGAAGAGACGCTTTTATAACCGGAGACAGACCCCTCCTCACCGGGCGGACaccgctgctcctcctcctcctcctcctcctcctccaagtcAGCAGTGAGGAGGGCTCATGTTTTAACATTaaggccacacacactcactcactcactcacacacacacacacacacacacacacacacacacacacacactcactcactcacacacacacacacacacaccacacacacacacacacccacacacacacacactcactcactcactcacacactcacacacacacacacactcactcactcactcacacactcacacacacacacacactcactcaccacacacacacacacacacacactcactcactcacacactcacacacacacacacactcactcactcactcacactcacacacacacacacacacacacacacacacacacacacacacacacactcactcactcactcacacactcacacacacacacacactcactcacaccacacacacacacacacacacacacactcactcacacacacacacacacacacactcactcaccactcactcacacacacacacacacaccacacacacacacacacactcactcaccaccacaccacacaccacacacacacacacacacacacacactcactcactcacacacacacaccacacacacacacacacacacactcactcactcacacactcacacacacacacacactcactcactcacacacactcacacacacacacacactcactcaccacacacactcacacacacactcactcacacacacacacacacacacactcactcactcacacactcacacacacacacacactcacacacactcactcactcactcacacacacacaccacacacacacacacacactcactcacacacacacacacacacacacacacacacacacacacacactcactcactcacacacacactcactcacacacacacacacacacacacacacacacacactcaccactcactcacacacacacacacacacacacacacacactcactcactcactcactccactcactcactcacacacacacacacacacacactcacaccactcactcactcacacacacacacacacacactcactcacacactcacacacacacacacactcactcacacactcacacacacacacacacacacacacacacactcactcactcacacacactcactcactcacacacacacacacacacacacacacacacacacactcactcactcacacacactcactcactcacacacacacacacacacaccacacactcactcacacaccacacacacacacacacacacactcactcactcactcacacacacacacacactcacacacacacacacacacacactcacactcacacacacactcacacacacacacacacacacacacacactcactcacacactcacacacacacacactcactcacacactcacacacacacacacacacacacacactcactcactcacacacactcactcactcacacacacacacacacacacacacacacacactcactcactcacacacactcactcactcactcacacacacacacacacactcactcactcacacacacacactcactcactcacacacactcactcactcacacacacacacacacacactcactcactcacacacacacactcactcactcactcacacacacacacacacacacacacacactcactcactcacacactcacacactcactcactcacacacacacacacacacacacacacacacacacactcactcactcactcacacactcactcactcacacacacacacacacacacacacacacactcactcactcacacactcactcactcactcacacacacacacacacacacacacacacactcactcactcacacactcactcactcactcactcactcacacacacacacacacacacactcactcactcactcacacactcactcactcacacacacacacacacacacacacacactcactcactcacacactcactcactcactcactcactcacacacacacacacacacacactcactcactcactcacacactcactcactcactcacacacacacacacacacacactcactcactcactcacacactcactcactcactcacacacacacacactcacacactcactcactcactcacacactcacacacacacacactcactcactcacacacacactcactcactcactcacacacacacacacacacacacactcactcactcactcacacactcactcactcactcacacactcacacacacacactcactcacacacacacacacacacacactcactcactcactcacacacacacacacactcactcactcactcacacacacacacacacacacacacactcactcactcactcacacacacacactcactcactcactcacacacacacacacactcactcactcactcacacacacactcactcactcactcacacacacacacacacacacacactcactcacacactcactcacacacacacacacactcactcactcactcacacacacacacacacacacacacacactcactcactcactcacacacacacactcactcactcactcacacacacacactcactcactcactcacacacacacactcactcactcactcacacacacacacacactcactcactcactcacactcactcactcactcactcacacacacacacacacactcactcacacactcactcacactcacttcctccttctcctcctcttctacctcctcatcttcttccttcttctcctcctcttcctcctcttgttcctccttctcctcctcttctacctcctcctcttctacctcctcctcttcctcttcttcctcctcctcctcctcttcctcctcttcttcctcctcctcctcttcctctccttcctccttctcttcctcctccttctcctcctcttctatctcctcctcttcttcctccttctcctcctcttcgtccttcTCTTCCTCGtactcctcttcttcctccttctcctcttcctcttcttcctcttcctcctcctcctcctcttcaaacTGCCTCCAGACACACCTGCCTCCTCCAGCACAAAAATGTGGTCAGACCTGTCACAACGTCACATGACCTGCTCAGATTGGGCGCTGCTCTGCTATTGGCCGATAGCCTGAAAgaacctgaacacacctgagagATGTCAGACAGGTTagacagtcagacaggtgaGATCAGCCAGGCTCGAGGTCTGCAGGATAACAGAAGAAGAGTGATGGGTCAGTTTcacagctcctcctctcctcaggtgAAGTAAGAACTACACTCACAGgacacctgtctcacctgtctccgTGCCCTTCACTTTGTCTCACAGGCTCACCTGATTATTCAATTAGTTAGATCAGATCAGGTTACCGTCAGGTTTGATTGTTTGTCTGGCTCTGGGTGGACCAGGTGAGTCTGGAGGCTACCAGTCGGTGATTCCACAGGTCACCTGACAGTTTTAGATACATGAGAACCAGGTCTTTATCTAGTCTTTGTGTGTCCAGGTGATCCTGATGGGTCTGGACTCGGCTGGGAAGTCAACCCTGCTGGCCCGCCTGCTGACAGGACAGGTGAGCCCCCAGGTGTGAATGTTTCTGTTGATGAGTTCAGGATGTAGACGTGTCCAGGCGTGACGGGGTTCTCTTCCAGGTGATGGACACGTCCCCGACCGTTGGGTTCAATGTAGGGACTCTGGACCTGGACAAGAAGATGTCTCTGACCATTTGGGACGTCGGAGGACAGAAGAGCATGAGACCCAACTGGAGGTAACTACAACTCCGCCCCCTCACCTGTAGCCACCTGTAGCCCACCTGAACACTGTTCTTCCTCAGGTTCTTCCTGGATGAGTGCCGCGCTCTGGTCTTCGTGGTGGACAGCAGCGATCCGAGCCGCCTGCCGGAGGCCCAGCAGGCCCTGAGGAAGGTTCTGAGTGACGAGAGGCTGCGACAGGTTCCTCTGATGGTTCTCGCCAACAAGAAGGACCTGCCCAACTCCATGACCATACGGGAGGTACGACACACAGCGCACTAAGATCCCTAGAACCCAGAGAACCCATTACTATGTGATAGTTACAACACACAGCACGTTAAGAGCACTGAGAACACGGAGAACCCCAGAGAGCCCCCGTGAGAATGCTAAGAACCCATAACCATTGATGAGGTACGAAACACGGCCACACGGAAGAACCTCAAGAGCCAAAAAACCCTGAGAACCCCAGAGAACCCCAAGAACCTCCAAGAACCTCCGAAACCCCCagagaattattttattttcatgttgttaATTCAAACATTTACACCTGACCTACCACTAtgaccctcctcctcttcctcctcctctctctgaccctcctcctctctctgaccctcttcttcctcctcttcctctctctgaccctcctcctcttcctctctctgaccctcctcctcttcctcctcctctctctgaccctcttcttcctcctcttcctctctctgaccctcctcctcttcctcttcctctctctgaccctcttcttcctcctcttcctctctctgaccctcctcctcttcctcctcctctctctgaccctcttcttcctcctcttcctctctctgaccctccttcctcctcctcctctctctgaccctcctcctcctcctctctcggatcctcctcctcttcctctctctgatcctcctcttcctcctcaggtcTCCAGACAGTTGGATCTTCATCGTTACTCAGACCGTCTGTGGGAGATTCAGGCCTGCAGTGCTCTGAAGGGACTCGGCCTCCAGCAGGCCTTCATCTCTGTCAGCAAGATGATCAGgaagagctgaggaggaggaggaggaggaagaggaggagaatgagggGTTCAAATTTAAACaagaattttcatgtatttgtacTGAATGACACTTGGTGTAAAGATGTAATAATCAAACAGTAGAGATGATTGATTGTGATGTGATAATCAATAAAGATGATTGATCATAGTGATTGatttatattctgtttttgcTCATCAAACTTGCTgataaatatgaattatttcaTCCAATCAATATGCAGTGTTTTCCCATCTGAATTCTGCCTGGTATCCAATCAGAAGGCAGATTAAAAGAACGggttctgtgtctgtgtgaggagATAAAATATGACCGGACTGTTTCCTGCTGTTcaattttaaatcaatttattgATTTGAGTTCAGAAATCAATCGGCTGATCATCAGTCAGCTGTCCAGGTCCTAATTGTTCAGATGTTCTTCCTGGTTCCGTCATGGTTGTTGGTTCTGAGTGTGTGCAGACTCCTCAGAGAGAACCAGGATtggaccagcagcaggaccgggaccaggacccagaGCCCATTGAAGAGAACCAGGTAGACCCATAGGTGGAGCCGGCTGGACGTGTCTAGGTGAGGACTGcccatcagccaatcaggacaGAAGGTCATCCAGCCGCCATACAACTCGCACACGCTCAGAGCCACCTGCAGGAAGTGtctgcagatacacacaaatacacacagtacacagagtaTAAATACTACATCTGTATACActttacagtatatatattcAACCCAGTCCAGGAGTCCAGTCtagtacttgtagtacttgTCGTAGTATTAGTACCTGTAGTACTTGTCCTTCAGTACTGCGTGgatcagcagcagagccagTGCAGAGTCCAGGACGACGGTCAGAATCTCGATGGAAACGATCGTCGGATCAGAAACGAGCCAACGAGTGTCGGCTTTACTGTACTCCctccctacagagagacagacaggtggagagagagacagatacatTCTACTGACTACTACACTACTGACAAAAAGTCCTGCCTTTAAAATGTTATGGCGcatttccactagtacctacttggctcgactcgactcgatTCGGTTTGGTTACGTTTCCACCAGcgctagtacctggtaccaggtaccaTTTTAGTACCTCCTTGGTCGGGGTTCCAAGcaagctgagtcgagctgaaaatgcaacgtcaccagactgcaggccaccgattggccagggagcggcgtcacttgatgagtcacgaAAacgactcgttcacaagaatcaaacccgccgtttttaaaaccctggaaacagaccgggcgtttttattatttctgtgaacgaggtaaacggatacatgcaaaccaaacgctccaggtccttagttgtgtttgtttgtgccgtatacaaattacaccaccggagtttcgggccaccttgctatgacgacccccccactttgaggtggtacgctactgtaatggaaacgcaaccaaaccgagtcgagccgagtaggtactagtggaaacgcgccattacTGCAGTCAATTAAATGTTCTGCAGTAGGGGAGTAGAAGTATACAGGAGGCTGCCTAAACCGTCTGATTTGTAGTGTACAGCTGTGTATGTACTGCAGTACAGTAACACCTAGTATAAATACTCCAATTAAGTACATGAGTCTGAAAGTTAAACTCACAGAGTTCAGCCAGCGGACCCTCAGATGTCTCCACCGTCCCCCCCACAGACATGTACACAAATGGCCCCTCCTGACAACAACAGTAAGCAATAAACGACAAACATCCaactgaggaggacagagacgTATGAAACCCGCCCTGATTGGTCGTACCAGTGTCAGATGGACGATGACATCATAGAAGAGCCAAAGCAGGACCCACCTGTCCTCTGCTGAGCTCCGCCCACCATACCTGCGTGCTAGCAGGACGGCAGCTAACACCTGGACACTACACGCTAACAGAGACAAGACGGACACCAACGAGAGCCCGGAGTCCATCTGaggtcaggaggaagaggaggaggaggaagagaaggaagaggaggagagggaggaggaggaagaggagggggagcagtagcagtagcagtagcagaagcagcagcagtagtaatagttgcagtagtagtagtagtagttgcagtagtagtagttgtagtagtagtagttgcaatagtaatagtagtagttgcagtagcagtagtagtagtagcagtagttgcagtagtactagtagtagtagttgcagtagtagtagtagtagttgtagtagtagtagcagtagttgcagtagtagtagtagtagtagttgcagtagcagtagtagtagtagcagtagtagtagttgcagtagtagtagtagcagtagttgtagtagcagtagtagtagtagcagtagttgtagtagcagtagtactgtGCTCAGAAGGACTCTAGATGAAGACCTGAGACCAACCTGTGTGAATGTGGGGTGAAGTATCAGGCTCCGCCTCCAGTCCCTCTCTCTACTGGTTAACTCCGGCCCACAAGGCCTCTCATTGGATGCTGATGAGAACACCCCACTGCCTGACCCTGCCTCCTCCaacagaggtcaaaggtcaccagAGTCTGACTccaaaccagactccattcataaaacaACCGATTCTACATATACCCTCTTTGGGTTCTTTATCTCAGAACATCTATGGATCATTGTAGAACCATTTTATAGGTTCATTAATGAATCCATATAGTTTTACAGGCATTAAAAGGTTCTTTAAATCACAGCAAAGTTTACATTTAGTAGAGAtaatgaaatacagtaaaacacccacaaaataaacagaaaccCGGCTGAATGAgttagagaagagaagaagcagTGACAGAGTTCATCCAGCTGGAGGCGACACTCTGATGTTAACAACCAACCTGAACCCTCACAGTGATCCTAAAACACATGGTCCTAATGAGTCAGGAGACGGCGGCTACACTCTCCGTTAACAAGAAACCTGCAACACTTTAGCACAGATCAGGTAACAGGCCAAGACTCTGTAAACCAATAAACTGATTTCAGGAACCAAAGCAGCCAACTGACCCTGCAGGGGTGATTTAGTGaagtcacagcagacacatcagccaatcagagggcttCTCTGATTATCAAtataaatgtttctttgtgaGGACGAATGTTTATTTTAATCGTCtcactttaaaaacagaaaccagcTGATCAAAGATCTGAAGAAATCAGACGTCAGTGAGAGACAAGAAACAGAACCGTGGTCACACTGAGTTTTATTGATTACATGTCAAGTCCAGGTGAGTCTCACGCACCTGGTGGAtaactgacaggaaacaggtcACAAGATCAAACAGGAAATGCTCTTTGGTAGCAGAAAGTTTCTCTTTGAGTCAACAGaacaaaagaacaaga encodes:
- the arl11 gene encoding ADP-ribosylation factor-like protein 11 isoform X1, producing MGQFHSSSSPQVILMGLDSAGKSTLLARLLTGQVMDTSPTVGFNVGTLDLDKKMSLTIWDVGGQKSMRPNWRFFLDECRALVFVVDSSDPSRLPEAQQALRKVLSDERLRQVPLMVLANKKDLPNSMTIREVSRQLDLHRYSDRLWEIQACSALKGLGLQQAFISVSKMIRKS
- the arl11 gene encoding ADP-ribosylation factor-like protein 11 isoform X2; protein product: MGLDSAGKSTLLARLLTGQVMDTSPTVGFNVGTLDLDKKMSLTIWDVGGQKSMRPNWRFFLDECRALVFVVDSSDPSRLPEAQQALRKVLSDERLRQVPLMVLANKKDLPNSMTIREVSRQLDLHRYSDRLWEIQACSALKGLGLQQAFISVSKMIRKS
- the ebpl gene encoding emopamil-binding protein-like; the encoded protein is MDSGLSLVSVLSLLACSVQVLAAVLLARRYGGRSSAEDRWVLLWLFYDVIVHLTLEGPFVYMSVGGTVETSEGPLAELWREYSKADTRWLVSDPTIVSIEILTVVLDSALALLLIHAVLKDKYYRHFLQVALSVCELYGGWMTFCPDWLMGSPHLDTSSRLHLWVYLVLFNGLWVLVPVLLLVQSWFSLRSLHTLRTNNHDGTRKNI